In Halotia branconii CENA392, the genomic stretch CTTCGCTTCAGTAACCGAACCGTGACGTAGTTCGTAAATGGCTTGGTGCAGTCCTGTGTGGGCATTGGTTGCACCGTTGGTTTTAAAGAGCGATCGCACTTAGACTAGGTATCTTTTCAAGTAAACTGTCAAAAGCAATCCGATCAATGCGGATACTTAGTAATTTTCTCTACTTCAGCACTTAGTACTGAGTCAAGTCAATTGATGGCTATTTGAATGCTTCGATCTGGTCTAGATAAACATTAATTAGCTTATTATCAATAACTAAATCTTCAATTTGTGGCCAAACACGGGCTAGAAACGAGTGAAATTCACTTTTTCGCAGATTTCCAAAGCGTAGATGCACTACTTTTGGTGGGGACAAATCAAGCATCAATCGATCCGAAAAATCTGCATCTTTGGTAACAATCACCAAATCTTTCTCTTTTGCATACTGCAATATCTGAGTATCACTCGGACTATCACCTAATATTGAAACATGGATGATGGAAAAAGATGGCGTAAATTGGATTTTAGAAGGTAGATTTTCATCAAATAAAAATCCATTCATGCAATTTTTCTAACTTCGTAGTGATTTGCCATTAACTTTGCCGCGAATTGCATACAAGCATAAATATCTTCTCGTTTTAGAGAGGGATACTCTTCCAGGATTTCTTCGATGGAATCACCTGCACCTAAAAATTCCATAACCGTTTGCACAGTAATTCGAGTGTTGGCAATAACAGGTCGTCCATTACAAATATCTGGATGAATATTTATTCGATTTTGCATCAGGATTCTCTCTTCTTCTTGAAAATCTCAAATTAGACTGTTAATACAATATTAGCCATACAGTACCACGCCTCACATTCGCTGTCTTCCGCAATCTACCACGCCACTATCTGCTTCGCTTCAGTCACGCCCACCATGCCGTAGTTCGTGGATAGCTTGATGCAGTCCGGTGGGGCATTCGTTGCGCCTGTGATTGCTGTTTGTAGAACTTGTGGCTCTGTCATGCTCACATTTTTTTGAGCATTCGTTTTTGATATTGCTGAAGACATCGCTTGTTACTCAGACTTAGCTAAACTTCCTGTAATTTCTGAGATGATTGAATTTCTGGCATTGGCTCTAATGCGGTAGTTACTGGGGAATATCGGCAATAGCAAATAACCACAGCCTCAAAATCATGATTGGGAATTTCTGGGTGGTTCCAGTGGGCAGATTAAATCTTTGAATCAAATAACTACAGCCTCAAAATCATGATTGGGAATTTCTGGGGCATATTCCCCTTACTTACTGTTTACGGTTTTCTTTGTGATTATACTTTCCTCGTAGCAATAAAAGAGGGATTAGGTGAAACTGATTGATTTAAGATTGTTTAGTAACTAGTGTTAGATGATTGATTGTAGGTAAAGGGTGATTACATGAAATGCGGTGAGCTTTACCAATTCTGGTTGCGCTGTACATTCATTTCTCACACCTTCATGATTTCATGTGAGGAAATCCAATGTTTGACTCCAGGAAAGTTATCCAATTTTTTGCCTTATCCAGTGTGTATGTAGTTTATCTTCTCACCACTGTAGAGACTTCTTTCGCAGCATTGTCAGTGATCGAAACTTCCAATGTATTACGGGCTGAAAAACTAAGGCAGCGAATGTCAGTGATTCTGGCATCAAGCGATGATAAAAAATCACAATTGCACCAGCAAACAAATGTAAAACTTGAAGAAATAGAAAATATACCACAAGTGATCCAAATAGGTGAACGTGAAGTAAACTACCGCGATATTCGTCTCGATTATTACAATAAATATCTCCGAACACTTAAACGTCTACCTTCTGAGGGGCAGTCAATAAAAATCCATACCAAAGACAGTAATATTCAACGACTACTCAAGCAACAGCTAAATGATGCACTTGAGATATATCAAATTGTTGGACAATTGCTAGATACTGGAGAGGTAGATATTAATTTAAATCATCCCTCAACGCTTCCAGCTATTCAAGTGGCGATCGCTGAAATGAATTTAGCAACTAATCCAAACGATCAGGCAACAGCTAACGAGGTATGTTTAAATATTGCCCAAAGATGGCAGCAGGATAGTCGAGCTTTAGAGAAAGCTGGTTTGGGTACACGTTCAGATGTGTTGCAAGCTCGTTATTGGGCAATGCAATGTGGAATTCAAAGAATGAGATTGGAAAAAAATAATTTGAATTCAAGTGTTAATAGCGAGTTTCAACCACAGCTGCAAAGACCTATAAAGTTAGAAGAGATAGAGCCGATCATTTTGGGAAAAAATAACATGATTGATCTGGCACCCATAGACAGTAAAGAACGCTTACGTCGAGAAGTTGAACAGATTATTAACCCTCTTATTGGTTACTACAATGCAAATATCAAACTTTTAAAACCAGTTACTACAAAACAGTTATTAGAGATTCGTACCGAGGATAGCGATCTTCAAAAGCTGCAAAAGCAGCTTTTGCCTGTAGCAGTTGAATTTAATCGACTTCAGGGACTTAGATTAACTGCTGGGATACTAACTAATACTATTGGTAGAGGAAGAAATACTGGTAAAGCAATAAGTAATTCTACTGCTGAGATAATGTTGTCAGCTATTCAGATTGCACTCGCTAACATGAATTTAGCAACTAACCTAAATGAGCGGGCGTTAGCTAACGAAGTAAGTTTAAAAATTGCTCAAACTTGGGAAAAAAACGCTGTTCTTGAGGAAAAAACTGCTTTTGATAAACGCATCGCAGTTTTATCAGCTCGTTATTGGAGAAGACACTGTGAAATTCAAAAGCTTCGGACAGAATCTAAGTAGTCGTGGCTGATCCAATACTTTTCGGTTACGATTTAAGGCTCTTCCATAGGTGTTATGCTAAACTTTAAAATAAAATTAGAGGCTATTTATAAAGTAAATCTAAAGGCGAGTAGGAGGGGATGAGCGCCCAGGCTGTCTAATTGGTATGTGAGAGTTTGAGACTCAAGCATAAAAAGAAGTTCCTGACATTGATTAACTAAAACTTATATTTTGCTAACTGAATGAGGATGAAGATAGCGTTTTTGTTAATAGGGTGCTTCTGCTAAAGCTAGTCAACAACGTTGAGCATTGTACCGTCCTACACCCCTACAACACCATCAGCACGTTCGCCAATACCGCTATCTGCCGCGCTACCAACTGCTTCGCTTCACTCACTGACCCATGCCGCAGTTCGTGAATGGCTTGGTGCAGTCCAGTGTGGGCGTTAGTCGCTGCTGCGATCGCTGTTTGTAAAGTTTGAGGGTTTGTTATTGGTTGACTCATTTAACCTGGTGTGGGCTTTAGCTGCAAGAGCGATTGCTCTATCTAGTGATTGCTGCTTTTTGGATTAACCTTTTAGCAGTAATTCTCTTGTCACCCAAAATTCTTTACCTTAGTTGCTAATATGACTTACATTGCAAGGGCTACCGTTGCTAGAGCCTTAAAAATCTAATAGCTTAGACATTGCTATTCCCAATTTTAGTAAAGCGATCGCATTGCTATGGAAAGTAGGCGATCGCTTTTGCTTTACGGTAGACAACTCAGAGCATAACATTTATTATATGGTGGAGTCAAGCCAGTCTTGTCAAGAATTGATTATGTTGGAATTAGATGTTATCGCCAGTATTAACTGGAATCCTGCCTATGGAGAGCGATTAAGAGAGATGCGCGGTAAAGTGTCTATGCAAATGTTAGCAGACGAAGTTACCGAAAAATTTGGTTATCGCGTTACTAAGCAGTATATTCAAATGATGGAAAAGCCCTTTGGTGAAAGAGCTTCCAAAACTGTACCTTTTCTACTGCTTCGTTATATATGCGCTTCATTAGGCAGGGACGTACAAGAAATATTTGATTCCCCAAAAATTACTAAAAAAATGACAAGACAGTCTTGACTTTTGACAAGACTGTCTTTACTATTAAATTAGTAGAAAAACAACATAATACCTCTAGGTAAGCGTTGTAAAACTACTGAAACAAAAGGCGATCACCCACTTCTTGGCCGGAGAGGAGATCGCCTTTTATGAAAACCCTATACATTTGTACAGGATCTATATTATGGCTTATCCCAAATACACACAGCAAGCATCTTCACGTTACAGCCTCAAAACAATTACTGTTGCCCCCAACGACGAACAAGTCACAGCCCAAGCCGGACTCGACCAGTTCATCACCTTAACGGGTGACAACGTGGTTAAAGAGCTTGTTGAATCAAGGATAGAGCCTGAAAGCCCCGCTGAAAATAGAGGCGTTTGTGAGGTTTGAGGTTCATCAATTCATGAGCTAAGTCAGACCATAATTCCATCCCGTAGATCCATAGCTGTCCATAGAGAGCAAAGCTAAAATCGCTCTGTCGAGGGGTCAGGGGAAACGCACCTTATTTTCTAACAAAAACTAATAAGGATTTCAAAATCATTTATATAATAGGACTTACGCAACTGGCACAGTGCGATCGCCTTAATAGTAGATAAGTATTACTTTGGCACAGTTCTGAAAGCTTTGTATTCGGAATAGAAATGGTATTAGTGAAGCACTATTGAAATATTTATGAGAAAATAAGTATCTTAGTCCAATACCTCTGCCAAATTACGAGGGTTCAACGCCCGTAGAAACGGGATGAATGCGTCCTAAAGAAGTAAGCTTGGCAAAAATCTGGTTTAATAAAATAGGCTCAGGGATTTCTGGAAGCATTTTTAAAATTTCATGGATATATCGAAAGCCACGATAATGAGCCTTAAGGTCAATAATGCCGGAGCCGGGATTAATGAGGCGAAAATCAGCGAGAAGATGATGAGATAAATTAACCATAAAAAATGCGAAATTAGCAGCGTTAGTTACCGCAGTTTGCCTCAGATTCATAAAATCTTCCAACCCCCAAAACTGCTTTGCATCACGGAAGTTAAACTCGATTTGAAAGCGGAGTTTGTAATAATCAATTATTTTTTCAAATGATAATTCCAGGTCACTGGAGAATAGAACTACATGGCTACGAACATTAGTCTTAAGATTGGTTTTGACTAAAATCACTACATTTAGAGCTTGGGCAAATTCTTTGTGAAGGAGAGTGGCTTGATAAATATCACTTTGAATCTCATCCTCAATGCTACTTTTAGATAAATATTTGTCAGGTATATTACTATAGTCTAGTTTGTCACCGTATTTACGACGAGAGCGTTTATGATAGTCAGGATTTTCATAAGGGATATATAATGCTGAATCGTGGCGCAACTTGGAAATTATGTGCAAGTTCACTTGTCGTGCCATCTGTAAAGCGTTGTTGTTACCAAAATGACCATCTACTACCAAGTATGTTAGGGGAATAAAATTAGCTACTAACTTGAATAGTGAATTAATCATCTTTTTAATTAGCAATAGTTCAGATGTGAATATCACTTCGGTTTTATTTTTGTTTTTACTCCCTTTTGGTCGTCCACGTCCACGTTTTTCTTTGGTTTTTATTTTTTCGCTTGACAACTGAATATTTGTTTTAGTATTACTCTTGATTACTTGTTCTATTTGAATCGGAAATGACTGTCTTTGCTCAACACTTACTAACGACAAGACAAAGAAAGATAGCCCTGATATAGGTTTGTTTACTAGGCTAGAGAAGAATCTATCCAACCCATAAGTCTGTTTACCCGACTTGCTGACTACAACTTCATCTCCGGCAAGCAAATATACTTCATCCTTTCGCCATAAATGTTTACGAAAAAACAGCCAAAACAATGTTGCCCAAGGTATTACTGTATGAAAAAATCTCAACATTGTCCGATAACTACCACCAATGTCTGTCCAACGAGAAATTCCCAACATGGTGGCTCGGCCGCTCATTGCTAACATGGCCATGATGATCTGGTTCATTCGGCGCATCGTCGTAGCGTTGATCTGCGGTAGCAGGCATTGTAACAGTGATAGGATGTCCAACATGGGCGAATTGTAGCTTTTGAGTTGTCGTTTGGGAAGACAACAACTCTACTACAAAGCGCCCTCTCTCTTCATACTCTTTTTTTGGCGAAGGTATTGCTAATAAAGAAAACTTCAATACCAGTCGTCTCTAGCTTGAGGCATACTTGCCTGTAAATTCATGCCTCCAAAGTAATACTTGAGAAATAGTTTGCGGATGGCAAAGTGTATTTTCTTCTGGCTGCTTTGTACTTTAAACATCTTGCAAAAGTAACTTTTGCTTTCCGGTTGGGGTGCATGTTAAAGGGAAAATTCCATCCCTTTCCCAAATGATATTCTCCAAACTCTTACCCAAGGCTGGAAAGGGCTGAAGCTGAGATTGCAGCAGGGGTTGGAGAGCGCTGGTCAGTTTTACACTGATCTAGTATCTAGGATTGGCGAGGCTGTTAATATTGCTGATGGGGAGCCTTACTGGAACGGCTATTTGGGTCAGTGGCAAGTCTGGGTTAACTTTGAGGGAGGGTGTAAGTCTGTGGTGTGCGATTGGTTGGTGGTAGTTTAAGTGCCTATATTCTGGATAATTTTTGTATTTATACAATTGTAGAAAGGTACATCTTACAACTATGAATATCTTATACATGAATTGCTACAGAAAGATTTCTACTAACGCATCAGTCGCTCATGAGCAGACACTCCGTTGAGCAGCTAGTTGTGCCGACAGACGCGGAAGTGGCGTAGAAATTCCCTCTTCTCCGTACTGCTTCACCTGTTGTACAAAATTACTACCAGTATCTTCATCATTATTTTATCTATGTAAAGTAGAAATAAATCTTCGCTACATCAAAATTTTGACATTGCTTTTTCAGTGCTAGTGATTTATTCTAAGTACTGAGTTATCAGCAATTTAACTGATAGCTGATTGCTGTTTAATTAGAGTTTTGTAAAGAATAGTTTTATTACTAAGCCAAAACAAATTTACAAGTTTATTTGATAAGTGTAAATCGAATTTTACTAATTTAAATATGATTTACTCTTGAAATAAAAGCTCAATTTATCTCAGAAAAACTATATTAATCAAGTATTTCTTCCACTAATTGAGATAAACCTTAATGGAAAGCACTCAAATATTACAATTATTTAACAAAACAAGCTCTCTAAGCCGCCTAGTATTCATTGACCCTACAGTTGAAGACTACCAAAGTCTAGTTGCAGGGGTATTACCGAATACGGAAGTTGTGATTTTGGATGCTGCACGAGACGGAGTAGAGCAAATTAGCGAAATATTGACACAAAGAACTGGAGTCACTAGTTTGCATCTTGTCTCTCACGGCGCGCCGGGGCGGATATATTTAGGTAACACTCAACTGGGACAATATACTCTCAATCGCTATGCCGAGCAATTGATGCACTGGGCTGATGCTTTGAGTGCTGACGCTCAAATATTGCTTTATGGTTGCAATGTTGCCCGAACAAAATTAGGCAAAACATTTGTGCAATGCTTGAGCGAACTAACAGGTGCTGTTGTATTGGCATCTGATGACAGGACAGGCAGTGCAGCACTAGGAGGAAACTGGGAATTAGAAGTTAGAACTGGAACTAGTAGTGTTGCTCTTGCTTTTGAATCAGCAACCTTGGAAGCATACGGGGAAGTGTTTGCTAAACCCTACTTAATCAAAGACATTTTTCTTGGCTCTAGTAGTTCTAAGATATCAGAGTTAATAAACGTTAATGGCACTGTTTATTTCGTTGCCGATGACGGCATTCATGGCCCAGAGTTATGGAAAAGTGATGGTACAAAACAAGGTACTGTCTTAGTTAAAGATATCTATCTAGGGACTAAAAATTCTAGAGTTTCCCAACTAACTCAGGTTAATGACACTCTATATTTTGCTGCTAACGATGGCACAGGTACAGATTACTTTGGGGATAAATTGTGGAAGACCGATGGTACTGAAACTGGTACTGTTGTAGTAAAGGGAGTAGACTATGGTTTTCGTACCAAAGTCGGCTCACTTGTAAATTTTGATGGCGTCCTCTATTTCGGTTTTGATGATGGTAATCATAGAACTAGCGAAAACACTAATGACTTATGGAAAACTGATGGCACAAAAGAAGGTACTGTTAAAGTCAAAGACTTAGGGAATCAAGGTTTCTTTGTTATTAATTCATTTTTGAACGTCAACGACACGCTGTTTTTCAATTTTTTCAGTACTGACTTTTATGGCTCTTTTGACTTGCCTTTTGATTTGTGGAAGAGTGATGGTACACAAGAGGGAACAATCCAGCTTTATAACCAAGATTCTATTTTATTAACTAGTATCAACGATACTCTCTATTTTTTCACAGTAAATAATTTTGACGATATTGAGGGCAATATTATTGGTTTAGAATTATGGAAAAGCGATGGCACAAAAGAAGGCACGGTCTTAGTTAAAGATATTAACTCAGGATCTTCTGGTTCCTTTCCCTTTAATGCTATTGACTTCAATGGTATCTTATATTTCAGTGCTAATGACGGTACTCACGGTGCAGAATTATGGAAAAGTGATGGCACAAAAGAAGGCACGGTCTTAGTTAAAGATATTAACTCAGGATCTGGTAATTCTGCTCCTTTTAACCTAACCAATGTCAACAACACCCTATATTTCGTAGCTAACGACGGTACTTACGGTGCAGAATTATGGAAAAGTGATGGCACAAAAGAAGGCACGGTCTTAGTTAAAGATATTAACTCAGGATCTGGTGATTCTGCTGCCTCCAGCCTGATTAACGTCAACGGAACTGTGTATTTTGTTGCAAATGATCGCATTCACGGTTTAGAGTTGTGGAAAAGCGATGGTACAGCAGAAGATACTGTCTTAGTCGCAGACATTAATCCTGGATCTGGTAGTTCCGATATATCTGACCTGAACTACTTTGATGGCATTCTCTACTTCTTAGCTGATGATGGCATGTACGGTAAAGAGTTGTGGGCATTAAGCATTAATCCTGCCGTAACTAATCCCGTAATCAGCATTACTGCCATCGATGCCAATGCTGCGGAAGCCGACAATGACCCAGCAGTATTTCGCATTAGCCGCAGTGGTGATACCAGTACTGCTCTTATTGTTAAATACAACATAGATGGCACTGCCATCAACGGTAAAGACTATAACCAACTCAACGGTACTATCACCATCGCCGCAGGTCAATCATTTGTAGATATTACTATTACCCCAGCAGATGAGATATTGAAAGAAGGCAGTGAAACTGTAAACCTAACTCTATTTAATCAATCTTACTACGCTGTAAATCAATCTCAAATCACTGCCACTGCTGTCATTGCCGATAATGTCAATACCGCAGCAGTGCCAACTCAACCATACCTAGTAAAAGATCCTGAATCTATTGATTTTAATTCATCAGAAATGATTAATATCAACGGCATTTTTTACTTTTATAAGTATGACAACATCTATGGCAATGAGTTGTGGAAAAGTGATGGTACTCAAGCTGGTACTGTTTTAGTCAAAGATATTAACCCTGGCGTTAGCAATTCTTTTAACAATAACAACGGCTATCCGTATTTTGAACCCGAACTCATCAACTTGAAAGATACCCTCTATTTCTTTGCCAACAACGGCACAAACGGTTATGAGTTATGGAAAAGTGATGGTACTCAAGCTGGTACTGTTTTAGTCAAAGATATTAATCCTGGTAGTTTTGGTTCATTTCCCTCTCAAGACTTCAATTACAACTTTCCATCCAATCTGACCGTTGTTAACGACATCCTTTATTTTGCTGCCAATGACG encodes the following:
- a CDS encoding transposase, which codes for MLDILSLLQCLLPQINATTMRRMNQIIMAMLAMSGRATMLGISRWTDIGGSYRTMLRFFHTVIPWATLFWLFFRKHLWRKDEVYLLAGDEVVVSKSGKQTYGLDRFFSSLVNKPISGLSFFVLSLVSVEQRQSFPIQIEQVIKSNTKTNIQLSSEKIKTKEKRGRGRPKGSKNKNKTEVIFTSELLLIKKMINSLFKLVANFIPLTYLVVDGHFGNNNALQMARQVNLHIISKLRHDSALYIPYENPDYHKRSRRKYGDKLDYSNIPDKYLSKSSIEDEIQSDIYQATLLHKEFAQALNVVILVKTNLKTNVRSHVVLFSSDLELSFEKIIDYYKLRFQIEFNFRDAKQFWGLEDFMNLRQTAVTNAANFAFFMVNLSHHLLADFRLINPGSGIIDLKAHYRGFRYIHEILKMLPEIPEPILLNQIFAKLTSLGRIHPVSTGVEPS
- a CDS encoding DUF5615 family PIN-like protein, producing MNGFLFDENLPSKIQFTPSFSIIHVSILGDSPSDTQILQYAKEKDLVIVTKDADFSDRLMLDLSPPKVVHLRFGNLRKSEFHSFLARVWPQIEDLVIDNKLINVYLDQIEAFK
- a CDS encoding ELWxxDGT repeat protein, which gives rise to MESTQILQLFNKTSSLSRLVFIDPTVEDYQSLVAGVLPNTEVVILDAARDGVEQISEILTQRTGVTSLHLVSHGAPGRIYLGNTQLGQYTLNRYAEQLMHWADALSADAQILLYGCNVARTKLGKTFVQCLSELTGAVVLASDDRTGSAALGGNWELEVRTGTSSVALAFESATLEAYGEVFAKPYLIKDIFLGSSSSKISELINVNGTVYFVADDGIHGPELWKSDGTKQGTVLVKDIYLGTKNSRVSQLTQVNDTLYFAANDGTGTDYFGDKLWKTDGTETGTVVVKGVDYGFRTKVGSLVNFDGVLYFGFDDGNHRTSENTNDLWKTDGTKEGTVKVKDLGNQGFFVINSFLNVNDTLFFNFFSTDFYGSFDLPFDLWKSDGTQEGTIQLYNQDSILLTSINDTLYFFTVNNFDDIEGNIIGLELWKSDGTKEGTVLVKDINSGSSGSFPFNAIDFNGILYFSANDGTHGAELWKSDGTKEGTVLVKDINSGSGNSAPFNLTNVNNTLYFVANDGTYGAELWKSDGTKEGTVLVKDINSGSGDSAASSLINVNGTVYFVANDRIHGLELWKSDGTAEDTVLVADINPGSGSSDISDLNYFDGILYFLADDGMYGKELWALSINPAVTNPVISITAIDANAAEADNDPAVFRISRSGDTSTALIVKYNIDGTAINGKDYNQLNGTITIAAGQSFVDITITPADEILKEGSETVNLTLFNQSYYAVNQSQITATAVIADNVNTAAVPTQPYLVKDPESIDFNSSEMININGIFYFYKYDNIYGNELWKSDGTQAGTVLVKDINPGVSNSFNNNNGYPYFEPELINLKDTLYFFANNGTNGYELWKSDGTQAGTVLVKDINPGSFGSFPSQDFNYNFPSNLTVVNDILYFAANDGIHGAELWASDGTKEGTVLVKDLNPGSNDSFVKNDEYYLFFEPELINFKDTLYFFANDGTNGYELWKSDGTQAGTVLVKDINPGSFGSFAPQDFNYNIFPPNLTVVNDILYFAADDGTHGIELWASDGTKEGTVLVKDAIPGADSFYPSDLTNVDDILYFTADDRVNGRELWALNTNTSPFISTVSITATDANATEAGSSPSMLRISRTGDTNIALAVKYTISGTAINGSDYTQLTGIAGIAVGQSFVDINITPVDDDLVETSETIILTLTTGTDYDIDASKISASVMIADNDLNIINGGNSRDPLTGTDDSDRIVGGTGGKTITGGTGNDEFVYTDIREVGHRITDFTVDSDKIVLTQLLDSLVSGGYNGSDAFADGYVRVVQGSTTNSTILQIDRDGLTGSAVFRPFIQLDNVTPQAMNNINNFVF
- a CDS encoding DUF433 domain-containing protein; this encodes MQNRINIHPDICNGRPVIANTRITVQTVMEFLGAGDSIEEILEEYPSLKREDIYACMQFAAKLMANHYEVRKIA